One window of Chloroflexus aggregans DSM 9485 genomic DNA carries:
- a CDS encoding DUF58 domain-containing protein gives MWFATIFRRKTTPTEPPLFDEAFLRRLERLSLQAQRTLRGTPIVGRHPSRQQMPATVFTDHRPYVAGDDPRYLDWHAYARQEHLLVRLGEVEQDVTVSVIVDTSRSMATGDPQRFRLALQLTGAIGYVALAHGDQVSVFAGDQEHPIFGPVRGKTLSTVMFRSLQALSPAPSIDVAQIARQTARRNPHGGLVLLISDLLTPMPVEVLAQHLPAPRWQVQILHLLSRAELDPALSGSLELVDSETGMQLTVDLDDETLAAYRAATSAWRTALAQRCARRGIDYASVMCDWPLERQIIPFLRIRRFLG, from the coding sequence ATGTGGTTCGCGACTATTTTTCGCCGTAAAACAACACCGACCGAGCCGCCGTTATTCGATGAGGCATTTTTGCGCCGGCTTGAGCGGTTGAGCTTACAAGCGCAACGCACTTTGCGCGGTACGCCAATTGTTGGTCGTCATCCGAGCCGACAGCAGATGCCGGCGACGGTGTTTACCGATCACCGCCCGTATGTGGCCGGCGACGATCCACGTTACCTCGATTGGCATGCGTATGCGCGCCAAGAACATTTGTTGGTGCGACTGGGTGAAGTTGAGCAAGATGTCACCGTCAGCGTGATCGTTGATACGTCGCGTAGCATGGCAACCGGTGATCCGCAACGGTTCCGCCTGGCATTGCAATTGACCGGCGCGATAGGGTATGTGGCCCTCGCCCACGGCGATCAAGTTTCGGTGTTCGCCGGCGATCAGGAGCATCCGATATTTGGGCCGGTGCGCGGGAAAACGCTGTCGACGGTGATGTTTCGTAGCTTACAAGCCCTTTCGCCGGCACCGTCTATCGACGTTGCCCAGATCGCACGACAAACAGCGCGTCGGAATCCGCACGGTGGGTTGGTTCTCCTGATCTCCGATCTATTGACACCGATGCCGGTTGAGGTCTTAGCTCAGCACTTACCTGCACCGCGCTGGCAGGTACAAATCTTGCATCTGTTGAGTCGGGCCGAGCTGGACCCCGCTCTCTCCGGGTCGCTCGAACTGGTTGATAGCGAGACCGGAATGCAATTGACCGTTGATCTCGATGATGAGACGTTGGCGGCTTACCGAGCGGCTACCAGTGCATGGCGGACGGCGCTGGCCCAACGCTGCGCACGTCGAGGGATCGACTATGCGTCGGTTATGTGCGATTGGCCGCTCGAACGCCAAATTATTCCGTTTCTCCGTATCCGTCGCTTTTTAGGCTGA
- a CDS encoding vWA domain-containing protein, with the protein MSLLAPFGLLALLTLPVIVVLHMVRSRRRRVVVPSLLLWQQIPLRPSTRRRRLRLTLLLLLHLIAALLIGLALAQPQIVLPWFGPHRSIAIIIDTSTSMALAEGGTTRLERARQRAATVIEQMGWQDQVVLISAGPSARLIDYGRSAERSRLLAALAGVGVEGAGSDVSGALTIAETLLLDQPGARVLWLTDGALPPPNAMDLHLPLQIEVLGTAQPNRAVVALAARRGSSGAVYLYARLANYGTQSFRGPVRLLVDGQLSQAETVSIRPNAVVELTWTLPGSIQYIQLEFAGNDGLPLDDTATVNVDGQRPARVTLVAQAASALVRVLQAMPDVTLTVVEPATYTPDPTTDVTIFVNTVPTEWPDGGVLVINPPDSGLLPNTGTRLAEPIVTLTPAGEPLLRDVNLSGIAWGRIGMLELPDWLTPLALSGDTPLLARGRFERSEIAVWNFDLNNSPLVGRLAFPLLVVRTVRDLMPPSLPSSLTLGTPLTYKADLRATHLDVQAPDGSWQTYPLQPALPIIIEPTQAGLYHLSEWAGTQLLSAMTIPVNAGAIGEADPTPRLTSTTLGPVATTPTTQPVTVPQPLWSWLLIATIIVLVVEWFYVQRRPSVEAR; encoded by the coding sequence ATGTCGCTGCTAGCACCATTCGGATTACTCGCCCTCTTGACCCTCCCGGTGATTGTTGTGCTCCATATGGTGCGCTCACGCCGGCGGCGGGTCGTTGTCCCGTCACTGCTGTTATGGCAGCAGATCCCGTTACGTCCCTCGACGAGACGTCGGCGACTACGACTAACGCTGCTCTTGCTCCTCCATCTCATTGCCGCCTTGCTGATTGGGTTGGCGTTGGCCCAGCCGCAAATCGTGTTGCCGTGGTTTGGTCCGCATCGGTCAATTGCGATCATTATCGATACCTCGACCAGCATGGCACTCGCCGAAGGTGGAACGACGCGGCTAGAACGAGCACGGCAACGCGCAGCAACGGTGATTGAACAGATGGGATGGCAAGATCAGGTAGTCTTGATTAGCGCCGGCCCAAGTGCTCGCCTCATCGACTATGGGAGGAGCGCCGAGCGGTCGCGTTTACTGGCTGCGCTCGCGGGAGTGGGTGTCGAGGGTGCCGGTAGTGATGTTAGCGGTGCCCTTACCATTGCCGAGACGTTATTGCTCGATCAGCCCGGTGCGCGGGTGTTGTGGTTGACCGACGGCGCGTTACCACCACCCAACGCGATGGACCTACACCTTCCACTCCAGATCGAAGTTCTCGGCACAGCCCAACCTAACCGGGCGGTTGTCGCGTTGGCAGCCCGCCGAGGCTCTAGCGGGGCGGTCTATCTCTATGCACGGCTGGCCAATTACGGGACACAATCGTTTCGGGGGCCGGTCCGCCTCCTCGTTGATGGGCAGCTTTCTCAAGCCGAGACGGTAAGTATTCGCCCCAACGCAGTTGTTGAGCTGACGTGGACCTTACCCGGCTCGATTCAATACATCCAACTCGAGTTCGCCGGCAACGATGGCTTACCGCTTGACGACACTGCTACGGTGAATGTGGATGGTCAACGCCCTGCCAGAGTCACACTGGTAGCCCAAGCGGCATCGGCACTAGTACGGGTGTTACAGGCGATGCCGGACGTAACCCTCACCGTCGTTGAACCGGCGACGTATACCCCTGATCCGACCACCGATGTGACGATATTTGTCAACACTGTGCCGACCGAATGGCCGGACGGCGGCGTACTCGTGATTAACCCGCCTGACAGCGGCTTACTGCCGAACACAGGAACACGCCTCGCCGAACCGATCGTTACCCTGACCCCTGCCGGTGAGCCGCTGTTGCGTGATGTTAATCTGAGTGGCATTGCCTGGGGACGAATCGGCATGTTGGAACTGCCGGATTGGCTGACCCCGTTGGCTTTGAGCGGTGATACCCCGTTACTGGCGCGCGGACGTTTTGAGCGTAGCGAGATTGCGGTCTGGAACTTTGATTTGAATAATAGCCCGCTGGTCGGTCGGTTAGCGTTTCCTCTGCTCGTGGTGCGGACGGTACGAGATTTGATGCCGCCATCCCTCCCATCATCACTAACCCTCGGCACACCACTGACCTACAAGGCCGATCTACGCGCTACCCATTTGGACGTGCAAGCCCCAGATGGGAGTTGGCAGACGTATCCGTTGCAACCGGCTCTCCCGATCATTATTGAACCGACGCAAGCCGGTCTTTATCACCTATCCGAATGGGCCGGCACACAACTGCTCTCCGCGATGACCATTCCGGTCAACGCCGGCGCAATCGGCGAAGCTGATCCGACTCCACGCCTGACCAGTACAACGCTTGGCCCGGTCGCAACAACACCAACCACGCAGCCGGTAACGGTGCCACAACCGTTGTGGTCGTGGCTGCTTATCGCGACCATTATTGTTCTCGTGGTCGAATGGTTCTACGTGCAGCGCCGGCCATCGGTGGAGGCAAGATGA
- a CDS encoding VWA domain-containing protein: MIWQAPHMFWLLLALPALVLIWRRAGRRLPWKVVVLRLTILTLLIGALANPVRQQADTPATGPLLVIYDQSDSLTPAGQAAIRAEAEAIAAAAAPQTRLLAFGANVVAGNERLPDGTGSDLAHALRTARRLLPSGGRVILIGDGHNTGGDVLAEAQRAAAAGIRIDVRFIAAPPTPEVAVTRLDAPALVRSGEPFDITVTTTYQPTDDPTPIAADLRIWIDEQLLGEESVVIPPGQSQFTITYTAEQPGLLSLRTEIIPTGNDTFAANNVAAATALVMPPPRILLVEGLRDNGTILGAALTQAGMEVERVSVSAVPGVLNRLAMYDGIVLVDVSANQLSFEQMTALREVVRSEGKGLTVIGGNQSFTLGGYARTPLAEALPLLMEPPPRPQRAPISLLLIIDRSASMSASFGVSKFDLAKEAAILALTALQAGDRIGVLAFDTDTIWVIPFQAVGEGAAVAELQTRIATMAIGGGTNIERALAVGLPALAAEPHSVRHAVLLTDGRSYSNNYPRYQQLVETARAAQITLSTIAIGTDADTDLLEQLARWGNGRYYFVPDAADLPRITLQESEIAGSELTVEQPSPVRLNQPHPLVRNFDPSTLPLLDGYIALQSRPEATVVLSSPADDPLLAVWQYGLGRSVAWTASAAAPWATRWPGWSEYDRFWNQVVQYTIPTPDSGPLQVWVEPLSRGVRLMVDAQTIGGAPIDLAQVNAQITFPDQNSQRISLLQIGPGRYSRDVALGEVGPYRVVVTLFADGQTLQRSIGYVQAPPTEYAIHDPAQGAERLRQIAAITGGSTEVVVVDEASVAMPASPQELWPWLAALALALWVGEIALRRNQLYE; encoded by the coding sequence ATGATTTGGCAAGCTCCACACATGTTTTGGTTATTACTCGCGTTACCGGCATTGGTGCTCATCTGGCGCCGTGCCGGACGGCGGCTACCTTGGAAGGTGGTTGTCCTGCGATTAACGATCCTAACCCTGTTGATCGGTGCGCTCGCAAACCCGGTGAGGCAACAGGCTGATACGCCGGCCACCGGGCCATTGCTGGTGATTTATGATCAATCGGATAGCCTGACCCCTGCCGGTCAAGCAGCGATCCGGGCCGAGGCTGAAGCAATTGCCGCCGCAGCCGCCCCCCAAACACGTTTGCTCGCATTTGGGGCGAACGTCGTGGCCGGAAATGAGCGACTACCTGACGGCACCGGGAGCGATCTTGCACATGCGTTACGGACTGCCCGCCGGTTATTGCCGTCAGGTGGGCGAGTAATCTTGATCGGTGATGGGCACAACACAGGGGGTGACGTGCTGGCTGAAGCGCAACGGGCAGCCGCTGCCGGTATCCGTATCGATGTACGGTTTATCGCAGCGCCGCCCACTCCTGAAGTCGCCGTGACGCGCCTCGATGCGCCGGCACTCGTGCGGAGTGGCGAACCGTTTGACATTACCGTCACCACAACCTATCAACCAACTGACGATCCGACACCAATCGCTGCCGATTTGCGGATATGGATTGACGAACAACTGCTCGGCGAGGAATCGGTGGTCATTCCACCCGGTCAGTCTCAATTTACTATCACCTATACCGCAGAGCAGCCGGGGCTACTCAGTCTGCGCACCGAGATCATCCCGACCGGTAACGACACCTTCGCCGCGAACAATGTTGCCGCAGCAACAGCCCTCGTGATGCCACCACCCCGCATCTTACTGGTCGAAGGGTTGCGTGACAACGGCACCATACTCGGTGCAGCGCTTACTCAAGCGGGAATGGAGGTCGAGCGGGTGTCGGTTAGTGCCGTACCGGGAGTGCTCAACCGTCTCGCCATGTACGACGGGATCGTATTGGTTGATGTATCGGCGAATCAACTCTCATTCGAGCAGATGACGGCATTGCGTGAAGTAGTGCGGAGCGAAGGCAAAGGGCTGACGGTCATCGGCGGCAATCAATCGTTTACCCTTGGCGGTTATGCCCGCACGCCGTTGGCCGAAGCGTTGCCTCTCCTGATGGAACCTCCACCACGCCCACAACGGGCACCGATTTCGCTCTTGCTGATTATTGACCGTTCGGCCAGTATGAGTGCCTCGTTCGGAGTGAGTAAGTTTGATTTGGCGAAAGAGGCCGCCATTCTTGCCCTCACCGCTCTCCAAGCTGGCGACCGCATCGGTGTCCTCGCCTTCGATACCGACACTATCTGGGTGATACCGTTCCAAGCGGTTGGCGAGGGAGCAGCCGTTGCCGAATTGCAGACTCGGATTGCCACGATGGCAATTGGCGGTGGCACGAACATCGAACGGGCGCTCGCAGTTGGGCTACCGGCCCTGGCTGCTGAGCCGCACAGTGTACGCCACGCCGTCTTACTAACCGATGGTCGCAGCTATAGCAACAACTACCCACGCTACCAGCAGTTGGTTGAGACGGCCCGTGCTGCTCAGATTACGCTTTCGACCATTGCCATCGGCACTGACGCCGATACCGATCTCCTCGAGCAATTGGCACGTTGGGGGAATGGACGCTATTACTTTGTGCCCGACGCCGCCGATTTACCGCGCATCACGTTGCAAGAGAGTGAAATCGCCGGCTCCGAACTGACCGTCGAACAACCTTCCCCCGTGCGTCTCAACCAGCCGCATCCGCTGGTACGGAACTTCGATCCGAGCACCCTACCGCTCCTCGATGGCTATATCGCGTTACAATCTCGCCCGGAGGCCACCGTAGTCCTGAGTAGTCCGGCAGACGATCCATTGTTGGCCGTCTGGCAATACGGCTTAGGTCGCAGTGTGGCGTGGACGGCCAGCGCTGCGGCGCCGTGGGCTACACGTTGGCCGGGTTGGTCGGAGTACGACCGGTTTTGGAACCAGGTGGTACAGTACACTATCCCGACCCCTGACAGTGGGCCGCTCCAAGTTTGGGTCGAACCGCTTTCGCGTGGGGTTCGACTGATGGTCGACGCCCAGACTATCGGTGGGGCACCGATTGATTTAGCGCAGGTGAATGCGCAGATCACGTTCCCTGACCAAAACAGCCAGCGCATCAGTTTGTTACAAATTGGGCCGGGGCGCTACAGTCGTGATGTGGCGCTTGGTGAAGTTGGTCCGTACCGGGTTGTGGTAACCTTATTTGCCGATGGGCAAACACTGCAACGCAGCATTGGCTATGTGCAGGCACCGCCGACCGAATACGCGATTCACGATCCGGCGCAGGGTGCGGAGCGCTTGCGTCAGATTGCTGCGATTACCGGTGGGAGCACCGAGGTGGTAGTCGTAGATGAAGCATCGGTAGCGATGCCGGCTTCTCCGCAAGAACTCTGGCCGTGGCTGGCTGCACTCGCTCTGGCCTTGTGGGTTGGGGAAATAGCCCTGCGACGTAACCAATTATACGAATGA
- a CDS encoding serine hydrolase domain-containing protein, translated as MIPAINTLITTAIAKRIFPGAVVLVTQRGRVIHAVAYGTTMYDDPGTQTVTLDTIYDLASLTKIFTAIAALRLHDAGMLPLDLPARFWLPELANDAITVRHLLSHRSGLAVQLAPLARAGAHAIRHAVYAAPAVHQPGSVTEYANLNTFLLGEVVATVYGGPLEAAIDELVCAPLGMQYTRFCPPPEWRGRIAPTEWDWEWRGGLVHGVVHDESAYALGGIAGHAGMFGVATDVVRLIELWLCEGAWEGVQLLRTETVLAARTPQSPIDNQKVSGLGWMLRRPYMGPAGAIAFGHSGFTGPIMIGIPTADIAVVVLCNRTYPQRTPPPPRHIPVIAEVVHAVVTTTGCAIE; from the coding sequence ATGATCCCTGCTATCAATACGCTTATCACGACCGCCATCGCCAAACGCATCTTTCCCGGGGCAGTGGTACTGGTCACTCAACGTGGTCGTGTGATCCACGCTGTGGCTTATGGAACGACAATGTACGATGATCCCGGCACGCAAACGGTAACGCTCGACACCATCTATGATTTAGCCTCGCTTACCAAAATATTCACTGCGATAGCGGCATTACGTCTGCACGACGCCGGAATGTTGCCGCTTGATCTACCGGCTCGCTTCTGGTTACCGGAACTGGCGAATGACGCGATCACCGTGCGCCATCTGCTTAGTCACCGGAGTGGATTAGCCGTACAATTAGCGCCACTGGCCCGCGCCGGTGCGCATGCGATCAGACATGCTGTCTATGCAGCGCCCGCAGTACATCAACCTGGCAGTGTCACCGAATATGCCAATCTCAACACCTTTCTCCTCGGCGAGGTTGTCGCCACGGTCTACGGTGGTCCACTTGAGGCGGCAATTGATGAGCTAGTTTGTGCGCCTCTTGGGATGCAATACACGCGCTTTTGCCCACCACCCGAATGGCGCGGACGGATTGCGCCGACGGAATGGGATTGGGAATGGCGTGGGGGATTGGTGCATGGAGTCGTACACGATGAAAGCGCGTATGCATTGGGAGGAATCGCCGGGCATGCAGGTATGTTTGGCGTTGCTACCGATGTCGTGCGACTGATCGAATTATGGTTATGTGAAGGTGCGTGGGAGGGGGTGCAGCTCTTACGTACCGAAACGGTGCTCGCTGCTCGTACACCACAATCTCCGATTGACAACCAGAAGGTTAGTGGACTGGGTTGGATGCTACGACGACCGTACATGGGGCCGGCAGGAGCGATTGCGTTCGGACACAGCGGGTTTACCGGTCCGATAATGATCGGCATTCCTACCGCAGACATTGCGGTTGTTGTCCTTTGTAACCGCACGTATCCGCAGCGGACACCGCCACCCCCGCGGCATATTCCGGTGATCGCCGAGGTGGTGCATGCAGTCGTTACGACGACCGGCTGCGCGATAGAATGA
- a CDS encoding thiol-disulfide oxidoreductase DCC family protein, producing MPYTMLYDGNCRLCRSQASLVAAYDEYDQIELIDANSAEARARFPEITLDEAMGQLHVVGPDGTIYRGAEAVRELLLQLPALRGLGELLRLPGALTLAQPVYEFVARNRYLFGGNPATCDDGSCR from the coding sequence ATGCCCTACACGATGCTCTACGACGGCAACTGTCGTCTGTGTCGCAGCCAAGCCTCGCTGGTAGCGGCGTATGATGAGTACGACCAGATTGAGCTGATCGATGCCAACAGTGCCGAAGCCCGTGCGCGTTTTCCTGAGATTACCCTTGATGAAGCTATGGGGCAACTACACGTCGTTGGCCCCGACGGGACGATCTACCGGGGTGCCGAAGCAGTACGGGAATTATTGTTGCAATTACCGGCGTTGCGTGGGTTAGGTGAATTATTGCGTCTGCCCGGCGCACTCACATTGGCGCAGCCCGTCTACGAATTTGTTGCGCGCAACCGCTACCTGTTTGGCGGCAACCCGGCGACTTGTGACGACGGCTCATGCCGATAA
- the solA gene encoding N-methyl-L-tryptophan oxidase produces MRMLEVLIVGGGVMGAATAYALARRGRRVLLLEQFALGHARGSSHGLSRLFSYAYPQAIYTQLAVAARQAWATLEADARQRLLINTGALDIAQTDLSYIRSCVTQLTAAGVPFEQLPANELRSRFPALAVTDQTVGLYQPDGGILPASRCVATLIEQARRYGAVVATGVRVDRLLPDGSGVRVDAAGATYRAQRVVITAGSYTPVLLRQLGLSFPLLITREQSVFFLPRHRVLSKIGYLPVVRDHGHGNGEPLLVCYPDMGEGVKAELVGTGVVVRDPYVPPPLPDPVESERIARRLEATLPGFATRLLRAETCRMTHTPTGDFLIDRHPEYSQIVLAVPCSGHGFTFAPLIGEILADLAVQGTTQHDITPFRLGHLRTSRVLT; encoded by the coding sequence ATGCGTATGCTCGAAGTGTTGATTGTCGGCGGCGGGGTGATGGGTGCGGCTACGGCGTATGCACTCGCCCGGCGCGGTCGGCGGGTGCTGCTCCTCGAACAATTTGCTCTTGGGCATGCCCGTGGTAGTTCGCATGGCTTATCACGTCTGTTTAGTTATGCCTATCCGCAAGCCATCTATACTCAATTGGCGGTGGCGGCTCGCCAAGCCTGGGCTACGCTCGAAGCGGATGCTCGTCAGCGTTTGTTGATCAACACCGGCGCGCTTGACATAGCCCAGACCGATCTCTCCTACATCCGGTCGTGTGTGACTCAGTTGACAGCCGCCGGGGTGCCATTCGAACAACTACCTGCGAATGAATTACGATCCCGTTTTCCCGCACTCGCAGTGACCGATCAGACGGTTGGGCTGTATCAGCCCGATGGTGGTATCTTGCCGGCTTCACGTTGTGTCGCGACGCTGATCGAGCAGGCCCGTCGTTATGGTGCCGTCGTTGCAACCGGTGTGCGTGTTGATCGGTTGTTACCAGATGGCTCCGGGGTGCGGGTTGATGCTGCCGGTGCGACGTACCGCGCACAGCGTGTCGTGATTACTGCGGGATCGTATACACCGGTTCTTTTGCGTCAATTAGGATTATCGTTTCCGTTGTTGATCACACGCGAGCAGTCGGTGTTCTTTTTGCCCCGCCATCGGGTGCTGAGCAAGATCGGGTATCTACCTGTGGTGCGGGATCATGGTCATGGCAACGGTGAGCCGTTGTTGGTGTGTTACCCCGATATGGGAGAGGGAGTTAAAGCAGAGCTAGTTGGTACCGGCGTTGTTGTTCGTGATCCGTATGTGCCGCCGCCACTGCCCGATCCGGTTGAGAGTGAACGGATCGCTCGGCGACTTGAAGCTACGTTACCCGGTTTTGCAACACGTCTGTTGCGCGCGGAAACCTGCCGGATGACCCACACACCGACCGGTGATTTTCTGATCGACCGTCATCCTGAGTACAGCCAAATTGTCTTGGCGGTGCCGTGCTCCGGTCATGGTTTTACGTTTGCGCCGTTGATCGGTGAGATTCTTGCCGATCTTGCAGTGCAAGGTACGACCCAGCACGATATTACGCCGTTCCGGCTCGGACACTTACGAACATCACGTGTATTGACATAA
- a CDS encoding NUDIX hydrolase, with the protein MQEERPTRSDISKYPLPAVTVDVVIFSLINRTLHVLLVQRKRWPFEGRWAIPGGFIRLDESLEEAARRELEEETGVRDVYLEQLYTFGDVQRDPRHRVISVAYIALVRADAQTIRVSDESSDVRWFPVDNLPTPLAFDHDQILAYALSRLRSKLEYTTLAFQLLPELFSILELKHIYEQILGEKLDKGNFYRKIKEAGILEETPYIREGRGRPTRLWRFRRERAGDKQFVFRWREDRRD; encoded by the coding sequence ATGCAGGAAGAACGCCCAACTCGCTCTGACATCAGCAAATATCCGTTACCGGCAGTAACGGTTGATGTAGTGATCTTTAGTTTGATCAATCGTACCTTGCACGTGTTACTTGTGCAACGAAAGCGTTGGCCTTTCGAGGGACGATGGGCGATTCCGGGAGGCTTCATTCGGCTCGACGAATCGTTGGAGGAAGCGGCGCGCCGCGAACTCGAGGAAGAGACCGGTGTGCGCGATGTGTACCTCGAACAACTGTATACGTTCGGCGATGTCCAGCGCGATCCGCGCCATCGCGTCATTAGTGTTGCTTACATTGCCTTGGTTCGCGCCGATGCGCAGACGATCCGGGTCAGCGATGAAAGTAGTGATGTCCGGTGGTTCCCGGTTGATAACCTACCAACGCCACTCGCTTTCGATCACGATCAGATACTCGCCTATGCCCTCTCACGTTTGCGCTCGAAGCTTGAATACACGACGCTGGCCTTTCAACTCCTGCCCGAACTCTTTTCGATCCTCGAATTGAAACATATTTACGAACAGATTCTGGGGGAAAAGCTCGATAAAGGGAACTTCTACCGCAAAATCAAAGAAGCCGGTATCCTTGAAGAAACACCGTACATCCGCGAGGGACGTGGCCGACCGACCCGTCTTTGGCGCTTCCGTCGTGAACGTGCCGGCGATAAGCAGTTTGTCTTTCGCTGGCGAGAGGATCGACGCGATTGA
- the glk gene encoding glucokinase, which translates to MYLAGDIGGTKTILALFDQNTGPHTPLNIQTFPSARYPSLAAIIAEFLSAHPTPIAATAFGVAGPVVAGRASITNLAWTIDAAELSAVLGGVPVRLLNDLEAIAQSVPILKPADLVTLTAGTPVADGAIGVIAPGTGLGEAFLTWDGTRYRPHPSEGGHTTFAPRNQIEKDLLDYLHQRFSHVSYERVCSGIGIPNLYAFVRDRLLQRETPAVAEQLAAATDPTPIIVQAGMATEDMCLVCRTTLELFVDILAAEAGNLALKVLATGGVYIGGGLPPRVLPLIKRERFLQIFRDKGRFSDLLTNVPIHVILEPKAGLFGAAAAAMT; encoded by the coding sequence ATGTATCTCGCCGGCGACATCGGTGGTACCAAGACGATTCTTGCCCTCTTCGATCAGAATACTGGGCCACACACGCCCTTGAACATTCAGACATTTCCCAGTGCTCGCTATCCGAGCCTCGCAGCAATCATCGCCGAGTTTCTGTCTGCCCATCCTACGCCGATCGCTGCGACTGCATTCGGAGTGGCCGGTCCGGTCGTGGCCGGACGGGCCAGCATCACCAATTTAGCCTGGACAATCGATGCCGCTGAGCTGAGTGCGGTGTTGGGTGGCGTACCGGTGCGCCTCCTGAATGATCTTGAGGCGATTGCGCAATCGGTACCAATCCTCAAACCGGCTGACCTCGTAACCCTCACTGCCGGCACACCGGTTGCAGATGGGGCAATTGGCGTCATTGCACCGGGAACCGGTCTCGGTGAGGCGTTTCTGACGTGGGACGGTACACGCTACCGACCACATCCTTCCGAGGGCGGACATACGACGTTTGCGCCACGCAATCAAATCGAAAAAGATTTGCTCGACTATTTACATCAACGCTTTAGTCATGTGAGTTATGAGCGTGTCTGTTCTGGGATCGGTATCCCCAATCTGTATGCGTTCGTCCGTGACCGTCTACTCCAACGTGAAACGCCGGCTGTAGCCGAGCAGCTTGCCGCTGCGACCGATCCTACGCCGATTATCGTGCAAGCCGGCATGGCAACCGAAGATATGTGTCTCGTTTGCCGTACAACCCTTGAGTTGTTTGTCGATATTCTGGCTGCTGAAGCCGGTAATCTAGCCCTTAAAGTGTTGGCAACCGGCGGTGTGTATATCGGTGGTGGTCTGCCTCCGCGGGTATTGCCGCTGATCAAGCGTGAACGCTTTTTACAGATCTTCCGTGACAAGGGTCGCTTCAGTGATCTCCTGACCAACGTCCCTATTCATGTCATTCTCGAGCCAAAAGCCGGGTTGTTTGGAGCTGCTGCTGCTGCGATGACTTGA
- the rpe gene encoding ribulose-phosphate 3-epimerase — MRLAPSILTADFSRLGEQVATACETGIDWIHLDVMDGQFVPNISFGPPVVRSLRPLADRYGALLDAHLMIVEPERYLADFAAAGADLITVHVEATPHVHRAIQMIHDLGKKAGVALNPATPLSMVEEVIDQVELILLMTVNPGFGGQTLIPSVLAKVRRLATMLGDRPVEIMVDGGVHPATIAACAASGATVAVVGSAVFGEQPIPAAIAALRTALADSVQTR; from the coding sequence ATGCGCTTAGCACCCTCCATCCTCACGGCAGATTTCTCTCGTCTAGGTGAACAGGTCGCCACGGCATGCGAGACGGGAATCGATTGGATTCACCTCGATGTTATGGACGGCCAATTTGTTCCCAATATTAGTTTTGGGCCGCCGGTGGTGCGCTCGTTGCGCCCGTTGGCCGACCGATACGGCGCACTCCTCGATGCGCATCTGATGATTGTTGAGCCGGAGCGTTATCTCGCCGATTTTGCCGCCGCCGGCGCCGATCTCATAACCGTGCATGTCGAAGCCACCCCGCACGTTCATCGGGCTATCCAGATGATCCACGATCTAGGCAAAAAGGCCGGTGTCGCCCTGAATCCGGCAACACCGCTCAGTATGGTCGAAGAGGTCATTGATCAGGTTGAATTGATCCTACTCATGACGGTTAATCCCGGTTTTGGTGGGCAAACGCTGATCCCTTCGGTGTTGGCGAAAGTACGGCGGTTGGCAACCATGCTCGGTGATCGTCCGGTGGAGATTATGGTTGACGGCGGTGTGCATCCGGCGACGATAGCCGCTTGCGCTGCGTCCGGTGCAACAGTAGCGGTTGTCGGTTCGGCTGTCTTCGGTGAACAGCCGATCCCGGCGGCGATTGCCGCACTTCGGACGGCGCTCGCCGATTCGGTGCAGACACGCTGA